The following are from one region of the Novipirellula artificiosorum genome:
- a CDS encoding polyprenyl synthetase family protein, translating to MSTASRSTSIQTADHKPAARRVRRKTSHLKDVPPTLELREALRDRCDQVAQRMDRSVPPTKDQIEQVAQRTLEEADLPEGYLGWTMVMLSSAFWRQSLSSVPPERRLFLLPHCLKHADGCPAEYDQFGMNCKECGACSIADFRGVAEEMGYRVLVAEGSPVVLKIIVGGYVDAVVGVACLNVLEKAIDKVLLAGIPCMAVPLLSSDCRNTKVDEAWVDQMIRTPYLPASQQTKSYVHLMRAASELFEPASIDELAPRIRDKTPLGGDAVTIEQIQSMDAIAATEHIAYDFLARGGKHSRPFITLAAYDAMLGSGCTDAKGAETVSSLPATVRRAAMSIETFHKASLVHDDIEDGDAYRYGQPAVHQRFGLPTAINVGDYLIGLGYRLLSRHESNDQVPAEARVDVLDTLANAHTRLAEGQGAELLWRDSTDRQLTPLDALKVYALKTSPAFEAALYSGIRLAGDAEAYVQPIRNYCRNLGVAFQILNDLGDFVGDEHNKLSVGSDLFGGRPTVLWALALEALSDDDRSLLLQLADREHDMPDAERLAIATRLYHKAGVFDTAMQLVDKHQARAEQIADELEPESLRRLLYFLVDTVLERPELPTPTVVSLGIVPTA from the coding sequence TTGTCGACCGCCTCCCGATCTACATCAATCCAAACGGCTGATCACAAGCCAGCGGCCCGCAGGGTTCGTCGCAAGACGAGCCACTTGAAGGACGTTCCGCCGACCTTGGAACTCCGTGAAGCGTTGCGCGATCGTTGCGACCAAGTCGCTCAGCGAATGGATCGCTCGGTGCCACCCACGAAAGACCAAATCGAGCAGGTTGCTCAACGGACCCTTGAAGAAGCCGATTTGCCCGAAGGCTACTTGGGTTGGACGATGGTGATGCTCAGCAGTGCGTTTTGGCGCCAGTCGCTGTCGTCGGTGCCTCCGGAACGTCGTTTGTTTCTGCTGCCGCATTGTCTCAAACATGCCGATGGATGTCCTGCCGAGTACGACCAATTCGGGATGAATTGTAAGGAATGCGGCGCTTGCAGTATTGCGGATTTTCGCGGCGTTGCCGAAGAAATGGGCTATCGTGTCTTGGTAGCCGAAGGATCGCCAGTCGTTTTGAAGATCATTGTGGGTGGCTATGTCGATGCGGTGGTCGGAGTGGCTTGTTTGAACGTCTTGGAAAAGGCGATTGACAAAGTCTTGTTGGCTGGCATTCCTTGCATGGCTGTGCCGTTGTTGAGCAGTGATTGTCGCAATACGAAGGTGGATGAAGCGTGGGTGGATCAAATGATCCGAACGCCGTATCTTCCGGCCAGCCAACAGACCAAGAGTTATGTGCATTTGATGCGTGCGGCCAGCGAGTTGTTTGAGCCAGCGTCGATCGACGAACTTGCGCCTCGAATCCGAGACAAGACTCCCTTGGGCGGCGATGCGGTTACGATCGAGCAGATTCAATCGATGGACGCGATCGCGGCGACCGAGCACATTGCTTATGATTTTCTCGCTCGCGGCGGAAAACACTCGCGCCCCTTTATCACCTTGGCCGCCTACGATGCGATGCTCGGGTCGGGTTGCACCGATGCAAAGGGTGCCGAAACGGTCTCGTCGCTGCCGGCCACGGTTCGACGAGCGGCGATGAGCATTGAAACGTTCCACAAAGCGAGCCTCGTTCACGATGACATCGAAGACGGCGATGCGTACCGTTACGGACAACCCGCGGTCCACCAACGGTTTGGATTACCGACGGCAATTAACGTCGGCGACTATTTGATCGGGCTGGGGTATCGCCTGCTTAGCCGTCACGAGTCGAACGACCAGGTCCCCGCCGAGGCTCGCGTCGATGTTCTTGACACGCTGGCCAACGCGCACACGCGTTTAGCCGAGGGGCAAGGTGCCGAATTGTTATGGCGGGATTCGACCGATCGGCAATTGACGCCGCTTGATGCGTTAAAGGTCTATGCCCTGAAAACCTCGCCGGCGTTCGAGGCGGCGCTCTACAGCGGGATTCGCTTGGCCGGCGACGCGGAAGCTTATGTTCAACCGATTCGCAATTACTGCCGCAACCTCGGGGTCGCGTTCCAAATTTTGAATGATCTTGGTGATTTCGTTGGTGACGAGCATAACAAGCTTTCGGTCGGTAGCGATTTGTTTGGAGGTCGGCCCACCGTTCTTTGGGCGCTTGCACTCGAAGCTTTGTCGGACGACGATCGCTCGTTGTTGTTACAGCTAGCCGATCGTGAACACGACATGCCCGATGCGGAACGGTTGGCAATCGCGACGCGTCTGTATCACAAAGCGGGTGTGTTTGATACCGCAATGCAATTGGTCGACAAGCATCAAGCGAGAGCGGAACAGATTGCGGATGAATTGGAACCAGAGTCGTTGCGTCGTTTGTTGTACTTCCTCGTCGATACGGTTTTAGA
- a CDS encoding prenyltransferase/squalene oxidase repeat-containing protein, whose product MNLHTEATQTRIRQTLQQLRTELLAERTSDGHWTGQLSASALSTATAVSALSAVLLNNTDVRRDCSRIREVVTTGVAYLAAQQNADGGFGDTDRSYSNIATSYLARAAFELAARAMDSSEAIGCEERLSKLETYIQSNGQIDGLRRRYGTDKTFVVPILTNLAIAGLVQWKDVPALPFEAAVFPQSMYRLLRMPVVSYAIPALVAIGQARHFHGPRAFVPLRMIRSLSVSRTMQVLRRMQPDSGGYLEATPLTAFVLMSLAATDRGASVVARECERFLIDSMNADGSWPIDTNLATWVTSLAIHALAKDPEDDRSWCNESLVDWLLSCQHQSRHPFTAADPGGWGWTDLSGAVPDADDTPAAILALRSLRTCVDRQRQQAIEGAIDQARQWLIQLQNRDGGWPTFCRGWGKLPFDRSSTDLTAHALRAVGRDGLSEQAVAKAERFLARSMQDGGSWLPLWFGNQDNAGDENPVYGTAKVLLACAAGFLDESARLQGCHYLIGCQNDDGGWGGGPSRIDRRQTGMQGGKQGESEELRTASSVEETAVAVEALSAVWNATQVAGTKEFETSPLGGGKNASQAAIISGVDFLLRSVQDRHHEAAWPIGFYFAKLWYYEKLYPLIFTLAALGETLREEGRT is encoded by the coding sequence GTGAATTTGCATACCGAAGCGACTCAAACGCGTATTCGTCAAACGCTCCAACAATTGCGGACGGAACTGTTGGCCGAGCGAACGTCCGACGGTCATTGGACCGGGCAGCTATCGGCATCGGCGCTCAGCACCGCGACGGCCGTCAGTGCCTTGTCGGCGGTGCTGCTGAATAACACCGATGTTCGCCGTGATTGCAGTCGTATTCGCGAGGTCGTGACGACGGGGGTGGCCTATTTGGCGGCTCAGCAAAACGCCGACGGTGGCTTTGGCGATACGGATCGAAGCTATTCGAATATTGCCACCAGCTACTTGGCCAGGGCTGCCTTCGAATTGGCGGCCAGGGCCATGGATTCGTCGGAAGCGATCGGTTGCGAGGAACGTCTTTCGAAGCTCGAGACCTACATCCAATCCAACGGTCAAATCGATGGTCTCCGCCGTCGCTACGGAACGGACAAGACGTTTGTGGTTCCCATCTTGACGAATCTCGCGATCGCGGGGTTGGTGCAGTGGAAAGACGTTCCGGCGCTGCCGTTCGAAGCCGCCGTGTTTCCTCAGTCGATGTACCGGTTGCTAAGGATGCCGGTGGTCAGCTACGCGATTCCAGCCTTGGTGGCCATTGGTCAGGCTAGGCACTTTCATGGGCCGCGTGCGTTTGTCCCGCTGCGAATGATCCGCTCGCTATCCGTTTCGCGGACGATGCAGGTGCTGAGGCGAATGCAGCCCGATAGCGGCGGATATTTGGAAGCAACTCCGCTGACAGCATTTGTATTGATGAGTTTGGCGGCCACCGATCGAGGGGCCAGCGTTGTGGCGCGCGAATGCGAGCGATTCTTGATCGATTCGATGAATGCCGACGGCAGTTGGCCGATCGATACGAATTTGGCCACTTGGGTGACGTCGTTGGCGATCCATGCGTTGGCGAAGGATCCCGAAGATGATCGTTCTTGGTGCAACGAATCCTTGGTCGATTGGCTATTGAGTTGCCAACACCAATCTCGTCATCCGTTCACGGCAGCGGATCCTGGTGGATGGGGGTGGACCGATTTGTCAGGAGCGGTTCCCGATGCAGACGATACGCCCGCAGCCATTTTAGCGCTCCGGTCCCTTCGGACTTGCGTTGATCGACAGCGGCAACAAGCGATCGAGGGGGCGATCGACCAGGCGCGGCAGTGGCTCATCCAGTTGCAGAATCGTGACGGCGGTTGGCCGACGTTTTGTCGGGGTTGGGGAAAGTTGCCGTTCGACCGAAGTAGCACCGATTTGACGGCTCATGCGCTTCGAGCCGTCGGTCGCGATGGTTTGTCCGAACAAGCGGTGGCCAAGGCTGAGCGGTTTTTGGCTCGTTCGATGCAAGACGGCGGAAGCTGGTTGCCACTCTGGTTCGGAAATCAGGATAACGCCGGTGACGAAAACCCCGTCTATGGGACCGCAAAGGTGCTGCTCGCTTGTGCAGCGGGATTTTTGGACGAATCAGCTCGATTGCAGGGGTGCCACTACCTAATCGGGTGCCAAAACGACGACGGTGGCTGGGGGGGCGGGCCTTCGCGGATCGACCGGAGACAAACCGGGATGCAAGGGGGAAAACAGGGTGAATCCGAGGAACTTCGGACGGCGAGCAGTGTTGAAGAGACAGCGGTGGCGGTGGAAGCACTGTCGGCCGTGTGGAACGCAACCCAAGTGGCGGGAACAAAAGAATTTGAGACATCTCCTTTAGGAGGTGGGAAGAACGCTTCTCAAGCGGCTATAATCTCAGGGGTGGATTTCTTGCTCCGTAGTGTTCAAGATCGTCATCACGAAGCCGCCTGGCCGATCGGATTTTACTTTGCAAAACTCTGGTACTATGAAAAACTGTACCCGTTGATATTCACCCTTGCCGCGTTGGGCGAGACTCTGCGGGAAGAAGGACGAACGTAG
- the radC gene encoding RadC family protein, translating into MIDTRRERLQRVLTPLVTMPQFSAAQAKSVCDSSPAYVTSTIKELVRDGYLERTVADDESFYRWRLPGQFEPERWIEQQIHGDQITETPEQERPRERLLRDGAASLSNADLLAILIRVGVRKQSAVAGGRLIANRFADRLQDLPRCFREDLREISATVTKVSYAQIMAGIELGRRVASAERDHQRSTTKITSSQAAIEFCSQEFARLASDAVQEEFHIVTLDTKHKPIHTHRITVGTLDASLVHPREVFRPAIRDSASALLLVHNHPSGDPTPSREDHQVTEQLTDAGRLLGISVLDHIVVARDRCLSIRETA; encoded by the coding sequence ATGATCGATACTCGTCGTGAGCGGCTGCAGCGAGTCCTGACGCCGCTCGTTACTATGCCTCAGTTTTCTGCCGCACAGGCAAAATCGGTATGCGATTCGAGTCCGGCCTACGTGACGTCGACGATCAAAGAACTGGTTCGCGACGGCTACCTCGAGAGAACCGTTGCGGACGACGAGAGTTTCTATCGATGGCGTCTTCCTGGTCAATTCGAGCCGGAGCGGTGGATTGAGCAACAGATCCATGGGGATCAAATCACCGAGACGCCCGAGCAAGAGCGGCCGCGTGAACGATTGCTCCGCGACGGTGCCGCGTCACTCAGCAATGCGGATTTGTTGGCCATTCTGATTCGCGTCGGTGTACGAAAGCAGTCGGCAGTCGCGGGAGGTCGTCTGATCGCAAATCGCTTTGCCGACCGATTGCAGGATTTGCCAAGGTGTTTTCGCGAAGATTTGCGGGAAATCAGTGCAACGGTTACCAAGGTCAGTTACGCGCAGATCATGGCGGGGATTGAATTGGGACGCCGTGTGGCGAGTGCGGAACGCGATCACCAGCGTTCCACCACCAAGATCACCAGCAGCCAAGCGGCGATTGAGTTTTGTTCGCAGGAATTCGCACGGTTGGCAAGCGACGCGGTTCAGGAGGAATTCCATATTGTTACGCTGGATACCAAGCACAAACCCATTCACACCCATCGGATCACCGTCGGAACGCTTGACGCCAGTTTGGTTCATCCGCGTGAGGTGTTCCGGCCGGCGATCCGTGATTCCGCATCAGCCCTTTTGTTGGTACACAATCACCCGAGTGGTGATCCGACGCCAAGCCGCGAGGATCACCAGGTGACCGAGCAGTTGACCGACGCCGGTCGTTTGTTGGGCATTTCTGTACTCGACCATATCGTTGTGGCCCGCGACCGATGCCTCAGTATTCGAGAAACCGCGTGA
- the aroB gene encoding 3-dehydroquinate synthase: MLSGSQIPKRQTVEVSLGDRSYPIEIGTDWIEQFCDTIAGVLGDLSHALVITDAAVETPWAMKVATGLAKMNTTGGDSVRVNLLAVPSGETSKSLTQLDTLWQWMLESSTDRRSVVIAVGGGVIGDLAGFAAASFTRGIRFVQIPTTLLAMVDSSVGGKTGINLPTAKNMVGAFWQPAAVLIDTTVMSTLPDRSYISGLAEVVKYGVIDDAPFFEWLELNASKLIERDDEAVRYAIAQSCRSKANVVGEDERETSGRRAILNYGHTFAHAIEATAGYGEVLHGEAVAIGMQMAANLSIELKLCDPDLLQRQTALLKACQLPTTYAAADVNAMLPVMKRDKKVSHGNLRFVLPERIGSVMLLGEIEGSGVIHAIEACR, encoded by the coding sequence ATGCTATCCGGTTCGCAAATTCCGAAACGCCAAACCGTCGAGGTTTCCCTTGGGGACCGCAGCTACCCCATCGAGATCGGAACGGATTGGATTGAACAGTTTTGCGACACCATCGCCGGCGTTTTAGGCGATTTATCACACGCATTGGTGATCACCGATGCTGCGGTCGAAACGCCCTGGGCCATGAAAGTCGCCACCGGTTTGGCGAAAATGAACACCACGGGCGGCGACTCCGTCCGCGTCAATTTGTTGGCCGTCCCCTCTGGCGAGACGAGCAAATCGCTCACTCAACTCGACACGCTTTGGCAATGGATGCTCGAAAGCTCCACCGATCGACGCAGCGTCGTGATTGCGGTTGGTGGCGGAGTGATCGGCGACCTGGCGGGTTTCGCCGCGGCCTCCTTCACCCGTGGGATTCGATTTGTCCAAATCCCAACCACGCTGCTGGCGATGGTCGACAGCAGCGTGGGAGGCAAAACGGGAATCAACCTGCCCACCGCCAAGAACATGGTCGGCGCCTTCTGGCAACCCGCGGCTGTACTCATTGACACGACGGTCATGTCGACTCTTCCCGATCGCAGCTACATCAGCGGGCTGGCCGAGGTCGTCAAGTACGGCGTGATCGATGACGCACCGTTCTTCGAATGGTTGGAGCTCAACGCATCCAAATTGATCGAACGCGACGACGAGGCGGTACGTTACGCAATCGCTCAAAGCTGCCGCTCCAAAGCCAACGTCGTCGGCGAAGATGAGCGAGAAACCAGCGGCCGGCGAGCGATTTTGAATTACGGTCACACCTTTGCCCATGCGATTGAGGCAACCGCAGGCTATGGCGAAGTGCTCCACGGTGAAGCGGTCGCGATCGGCATGCAAATGGCCGCGAACTTATCGATCGAATTGAAACTCTGCGATCCGGACCTGCTTCAACGGCAAACCGCACTGCTGAAAGCGTGCCAGTTGCCCACCACGTACGCGGCGGCCGACGTCAACGCGATGTTGCCCGTGATGAAGCGGGACAAAAAGGTGTCCCACGGCAATCTGCGGTTCGTTTTGCCTGAACGAATTGGATCGGTCATGCTGCTCGGTGAAATCGAAGGATCGGGCGTGATCCATGCAATCGAAGCCTGCCGCTAG
- a CDS encoding ATP-binding protein, whose translation MASLFVVRGRDQGKHFPLSGDVVRIGRDKSSTIQLLDTEASRSHAEIHIDPGGRCELVDLESSNGTLVNGLKVRRQRLASGDRLEIGGSLLIFTSTGPPNAMDAAHGVDIVYQSHQTDGSRIVSSIAPSSGTLRIGPSHNIAPTQTDADRSLEVMYRTAIAVGRTDDLDQLLNRILWLVFDWVEADRGCVMLRDNETGQFQPAARCDRDSENESDGSRGENGSSQRISISRTILDFVLEQKEGVRTSDASDDVRFDSAASIVSAGVREAICVPLQGRYDIVGALYVDTYTAPTQMIARDYAPRFTDDHLRLITAIGHQAALAIEDTFYYSALVQGERLAAMGQTIATLSHHIKNILQGIRGGSYLIEAGLQRDDTDAVRRGWRIVDRNQERISNLVLDMLTFSKERTPQCVDADLNETVRDVFELMQPRAAELDVTLTASLAESMPDASFDPDAFHRAVLNLVTNAIDATSEQVKLRLSEESEGDSEQGATDAVARVEISTCYDAADGWTVDVVDNGPGVAEQDRQKIFSLFESRKGSRGTGLGLPVSAKIMQEHGGEIQVLTPASGIGSCFRLRLPTAGSDTGEIASHETLH comes from the coding sequence ATGGCATCTTTGTTTGTAGTACGAGGGCGTGACCAGGGCAAGCACTTCCCGCTTAGCGGCGATGTGGTGCGGATTGGCCGCGATAAATCGAGTACGATCCAATTGCTCGATACCGAAGCCTCTCGGTCCCACGCGGAGATCCACATCGATCCAGGCGGTCGTTGCGAGTTGGTCGACTTGGAAAGCAGCAACGGCACGCTTGTCAACGGCTTGAAGGTTCGCCGACAACGACTTGCCAGTGGAGATCGGCTGGAAATCGGTGGCTCGTTGTTGATTTTTACCAGCACGGGTCCGCCCAACGCGATGGACGCGGCTCATGGGGTCGACATTGTGTACCAGAGTCACCAGACCGACGGGAGTCGAATCGTTTCGTCGATAGCCCCCTCGTCAGGGACGTTGCGAATCGGACCGAGTCACAACATCGCGCCAACCCAAACGGATGCGGATCGGTCGCTTGAAGTGATGTACCGGACGGCGATCGCGGTTGGGCGAACGGACGACTTGGATCAGTTGCTCAATCGGATTTTGTGGTTGGTGTTCGATTGGGTCGAGGCGGACCGCGGTTGCGTGATGCTTCGTGACAACGAAACGGGGCAATTTCAACCCGCGGCTCGTTGTGATCGCGATAGCGAGAACGAAAGCGATGGGTCGCGAGGCGAAAATGGTTCGAGCCAGCGGATATCGATCAGCCGCACGATTTTGGATTTCGTGCTCGAGCAGAAAGAGGGTGTCCGGACCAGTGATGCCAGTGACGATGTTCGATTTGATTCGGCGGCTTCGATCGTTAGCGCGGGAGTGCGTGAAGCGATTTGCGTCCCGTTGCAAGGTCGTTATGACATCGTCGGTGCGTTGTACGTGGATACTTATACCGCTCCGACGCAAATGATTGCCCGCGATTATGCTCCCCGTTTTACAGATGATCACTTGCGTTTGATCACCGCGATCGGCCATCAAGCGGCGCTTGCGATCGAGGACACGTTCTACTATTCAGCGCTGGTTCAGGGGGAACGCTTGGCGGCGATGGGGCAAACGATTGCAACCTTGTCCCATCACATCAAGAATATACTGCAAGGCATTCGGGGTGGCAGCTACTTGATCGAAGCGGGGTTGCAGCGGGATGATACGGACGCGGTTCGTCGCGGATGGCGGATCGTCGACCGCAATCAAGAACGGATCTCGAATCTGGTGCTCGACATGTTGACCTTCTCGAAAGAGCGTACGCCACAGTGTGTGGATGCCGATTTGAATGAAACGGTCCGCGACGTCTTCGAATTGATGCAGCCGAGAGCTGCGGAGCTGGACGTGACCTTGACCGCATCCCTCGCCGAATCGATGCCGGACGCGTCGTTCGACCCCGACGCATTTCATCGTGCCGTACTCAATCTTGTGACCAATGCGATCGATGCGACCAGCGAACAGGTGAAGCTACGGCTGAGTGAGGAATCGGAGGGTGATTCGGAACAGGGAGCGACCGATGCTGTCGCCAGGGTCGAGATCTCAACTTGCTATGATGCGGCGGACGGCTGGACGGTCGATGTGGTCGACAACGGGCCGGGAGTTGCCGAACAGGACCGGCAAAAGATCTTTTCCTTGTTCGAGTCTCGCAAAGGGTCTCGAGGGACCGGATTGGGGCTGCCTGTCAGCGCAAAGATCATGCAGGAACATGGTGGAGAGATCCAAGTGCTGACGCCTGCGAGCGGCATCGGAAGTTGTTTCCGGCTGCGATTGCCGACGGCGGGTTCCGACACCGGTGAAATCGCTTCGCACGAAACGCTGCATTAA
- a CDS encoding AAA family ATPase encodes MVQPPPIESSDDEAAAARLVQACNQVRQQVARIVVGQDEVIEQLLIAILARGHCLLEGVPGLAKTLMIRTLAESMHLSFRRIQFTPDLMPGDITGTEIIQEDPTTGRREFIFERGPIFTQMLLADEINRTPPKTQAALLEAMQEHEVTTAGTTYRLSEPFFVLATQNPIEQEGTYPLPEAQRDRFLFHVVVNYPSRDEESEIVDRTTSTFQTTVDPVVSGEDIVQFQQTVRRVPLPPHVKDWVLDAVRAIRPQDEQSARWAKELIQWGPGPRASQQLVLASKARALLHGRPSVSIEDVQSLALPVLRHRVVPTFAAEADGITVDNLIGRMIQEASKAPARVL; translated from the coding sequence TTGGTCCAACCACCCCCGATTGAATCGTCGGATGACGAAGCCGCGGCCGCACGGCTGGTCCAGGCATGTAACCAAGTTCGCCAACAGGTCGCTCGCATCGTGGTCGGGCAAGACGAAGTGATCGAACAGTTGCTGATCGCCATCCTCGCCCGCGGTCACTGCCTGCTTGAGGGCGTCCCTGGATTGGCCAAGACCTTGATGATCCGTACTTTGGCCGAGTCGATGCATTTGTCCTTTCGGCGAATTCAATTCACTCCCGACTTGATGCCTGGCGACATTACGGGAACCGAGATCATTCAAGAGGACCCTACCACGGGACGACGCGAGTTTATTTTTGAACGTGGCCCCATTTTCACACAAATGTTGCTGGCCGATGAGATCAACCGAACGCCACCCAAAACTCAAGCGGCATTGCTTGAAGCGATGCAAGAACATGAAGTGACCACCGCCGGCACCACGTACCGATTGTCCGAACCGTTTTTTGTGTTGGCAACGCAAAACCCGATTGAGCAGGAAGGGACCTATCCGTTACCCGAAGCCCAACGCGATCGTTTCTTGTTCCATGTCGTCGTCAATTATCCTAGCCGCGATGAAGAATCAGAAATCGTGGATCGAACCACATCGACTTTCCAAACGACTGTCGATCCGGTTGTTTCCGGCGAGGACATTGTCCAGTTCCAACAAACGGTTCGCCGAGTACCGCTGCCACCCCACGTGAAGGACTGGGTGCTCGATGCCGTCCGAGCCATTCGGCCCCAAGACGAACAAAGCGCGCGTTGGGCAAAAGAACTGATCCAATGGGGCCCAGGACCGCGAGCAAGCCAACAATTGGTGTTGGCCTCGAAAGCACGTGCGCTGCTGCATGGACGCCCAAGTGTCTCGATCGAAGATGTCCAATCGCTGGCGTTGCCGGTTTTACGACACCGCGTCGTCCCGACGTTCGCAGCCGAAGCGGATGGCATCACCGTTGACAACCTGATTGGACGGATGATCCAGGAAGCCTCGAAGGCCCCGGCGAGAGTGCTTTAG
- a CDS encoding sigma-54-dependent transcriptional regulator: protein MTSTPSSTDSSETRIADAGEKFAYDPADLKLLVVDNEAAHARAMTESLEKVGYRCEVATSGPEAAKLIERETFDIIITDMVMNDVDGMKILSLANKQLPDCEVVMVTGHATVPIAVQAMQQGAFNFLEKPITPNRLRAIVEKAADAVGLRRQNTELMQRLDERYGFEGIIYTSDKMQSVIDRLRRIAATDATVLITGESGTGKEMIAQAIHQNSPRRNKRIVALNTRAVSENLVESELFGHVKGSFTDAVSDRVGAFQYANGGTLFLDEVGDMPMSTQIKLLRVLEESQITRVGDNKPIKVNVRLISATNRPLEEMIDAGIFRNDLYFRLKVVTVELPPLRDRRDDVIALMDHFRKMFLRRHDKPAAHFTPAVTKRFYAYDWPGNVRQLRNFVETMVVLDTDGSLDLDDLPPELLDRSAEQAAEQVLGDVGGASNLIGQPLSVVERWAIEETLKLTGGNREEAAKVLQIGARTLYRRLDQYKKEEDDAAAAEG from the coding sequence ATGACCAGCACCCCATCCTCTACGGATTCGAGCGAAACGCGGATTGCCGACGCGGGTGAGAAGTTCGCTTACGATCCGGCCGATTTGAAACTTTTGGTCGTCGACAACGAGGCTGCCCATGCGCGGGCCATGACGGAGAGTTTGGAAAAGGTTGGGTATCGTTGTGAGGTCGCCACCAGCGGACCGGAAGCGGCTAAGTTGATCGAGCGAGAAACGTTTGACATCATCATTACCGACATGGTGATGAACGATGTTGACGGCATGAAGATCTTGAGCCTCGCCAACAAACAGTTGCCGGATTGTGAAGTGGTGATGGTCACCGGACACGCGACGGTCCCGATCGCTGTGCAGGCGATGCAGCAAGGCGCGTTCAACTTCTTGGAAAAGCCGATCACACCGAATCGATTGCGAGCGATTGTGGAAAAGGCGGCCGATGCCGTTGGGCTGCGTCGTCAGAATACGGAACTGATGCAGCGGCTCGATGAGCGGTATGGGTTCGAAGGGATCATCTACACAAGCGACAAGATGCAGTCGGTGATCGATCGATTACGGCGAATCGCAGCAACCGATGCGACCGTCTTGATCACCGGGGAAAGCGGTACCGGCAAAGAGATGATTGCTCAGGCGATCCACCAGAATAGCCCACGGCGAAACAAACGCATTGTCGCGTTGAACACACGCGCGGTCTCGGAAAACTTGGTCGAAAGCGAACTGTTTGGGCATGTCAAAGGGTCGTTTACCGATGCGGTTTCGGATCGTGTCGGAGCGTTCCAGTATGCGAACGGCGGGACGTTGTTCTTGGATGAAGTCGGCGACATGCCGATGAGCACGCAAATCAAGTTGTTGCGCGTTCTTGAAGAAAGCCAGATCACGCGCGTCGGTGACAACAAACCGATCAAAGTCAATGTGCGATTGATCTCAGCGACCAACCGGCCGCTTGAGGAAATGATCGACGCGGGCATCTTTCGCAACGATTTGTATTTTCGATTAAAGGTGGTGACCGTCGAATTGCCGCCGCTACGTGACCGCCGCGATGATGTGATTGCGTTGATGGATCATTTTCGCAAGATGTTCTTAAGGCGGCATGACAAACCGGCGGCGCATTTCACGCCAGCGGTGACAAAGCGCTTCTATGCCTATGATTGGCCGGGCAATGTTCGCCAATTGCGGAACTTTGTTGAAACGATGGTCGTTCTCGATACCGACGGTTCGTTGGATCTGGACGATCTGCCTCCCGAGTTACTCGATCGCAGCGCAGAGCAAGCCGCGGAGCAAGTGCTTGGCGACGTCGGGGGGGCATCGAACCTGATTGGTCAACCGCTCAGTGTGGTGGAGCGTTGGGCGATCGAAGAAACGCTCAAATTGACCGGGGGTAATCGGGAGGAAGCAGCCAAGGTGCTTCAGATTGGTGCCCGGACGTTGTACCGGCGACTTGACCAGTACAAGAAAGAGGAAGACGACGCGGCTGCAGCCGAGGGATAG